A window of Triticum urartu cultivar G1812 unplaced genomic scaffold, Tu2.1 TuUngrouped_contig_4259, whole genome shotgun sequence genomic DNA:
CCTGTATGAGTTGATGGAGAAGGGCCTCAGGCCTGACCATTCTGCTTATGTTACAGTGTCCAAAGGTTTGCACAAGATGGGAAGGGGAGATCTGTCTGCTGAATTGAAGTCCTTGTTTCAGAAATTCATTGTACAGTCAGGTTTGGAATACTGATTTATTTTTGAGCTCTTGTTGAGTCATCTACTTGAGTGAAACTTGCTTGTCCACATAAGATATTTAGGTGCCATTTATGCCCTTCACTCCTGACTCCGCCATGTAATGAGTAGATAACTTTGCTGTAAATTAAAACTTAAAAGGACATGTTTCCTACTTTGTATAGATATGAAAAGGGGTttgtctagggcacatctagatgtgctatagttattgcacatctaagtgacaGAATCAAGTAtggaaaggaaaagaaaaaaccCAAAAGAAAATTTCCACACGAATCTCCACataagatcaatgacataggacttagatgtgcaatacttatggcacatctatatgtgctttagcaaaactgataTGAAAAACATACATTATCAGAAACAAAACTGTGCAAAGCCATTTGACATGGATGCATTAGCTACCTCTGAAATGACTCAAACTGgattcagaaaaggaaaaaacaaGATAGTACATTACTATTCTTCTTTACATGAACTTCTGTTGCTAGCTACTTTCCTGCCAATTCTTTGCTTCATCTGACATGCATGTGTATGAGGCCATGTGCTTTATTCTAAGGATCTCGGTAGAAACTCGTCTCATATCTGGCCGCTCTTTGGCTGATTTCATGGAGCAAGAGAGGCCTATTCTTAAAAGTGGAATAACGCAATTCTTCATCATGTCAGTTGCACTGCTGTTATCATGTAGCATTGTGGGGTCAACAACCTCGTGAATATTCTTTGTAAATGCTCTGTCAACAAATTCATGAAGGCTTATACCATCATTAAATTTTTCTTCAGTTGGACTGCACCCTGTTATCAGTTGCAACAGAAGCACCCCGAAACTATAGACATCACCCTTGGTTGATATCTCTTCGCTCATTCCATACTCTGCATTTACATTTAAAAACACAATAAAATTAAACAATTATCATTATTTGTACAACTCCATAAGGAACAAACAGAGCCAGTATCTTGCAAATAAGCTTATCTCACCTGGTGGGATGTATCCTATGGTTCCTTTTAAGCGGCTCAAAGTTGCTGAACTATCTTGATGTGCATTTTCTGTCCTGAACAAGAATCTTGCTAGGCCAAAGTCAATGACGTACGCAACCATGTCAAGACCCAAAAGAATATTGGTTGGCTTCAAGTCGCAATGTATAACTGGAGGTGCACATTGGTTGTGAAGATAATCCAAAGCAAGTGCTACATCCAAGGCTATGTTAGTCCTTTGGCTTAAAGTCAGAATACTCCTTTCACCATTTTCAGGGTCTTTTAGATGTAGCCACATTTCTAGGTTCCCATTTGGCATGTATGGGAACACTAGGGCCTTGAAATCTGCCCCAGTATGATCCACTGAAGAGCATAAGGTAATGATTTTTACAAGATTCCGATGGCGAACATTTCTTAGGGCTTCACACTCTGCTATGAAGCTCCGATGTGCCCCATTAATGTCAAGATCAAAAATCTTGATGGCAACTTGATCTTCTTGAAACTGCAGACTGCCCTTATAAACCCTTCCAAATGATCCAGAACCAATTAAGTTTGCTGAAGAAAATCTATCAGTTGCCCTTACCAAGTCTTTATATGATACCTTTTCATATGCTATCTTCTCTATCTTTATCTGCTCATTATCATGTTGCAAATGGGGATTGGTTTTCATCCTTTTCCTCAAACAAATTGTTGCAATTAATGAGAAAAGGATTGCAGTGGCAACAACAGTTAGCAGTAGAACTAGAAGCAGTAGCTTCTGCTTTCTTTTCCTGTCAACCACTGCTGAACAAAGAGACATACCTCTTGTTGGAATGCTTGTACACAGATGATAATTTCCTTCGATTGACACTGCACCAGCGATGTCAAAAACACCGCCTGTTGGAACTGCTCCATCAAAATGGTTGAAGGATAAATTGAGGTCTTGCAGTGATTTCATGGATTTGAGGAACTCTGGAATTTTTCCAGACAAATTGTTCCTAGAAACATCCATCTGTTTTATGCTGACTAAGTTGGCAAATGATTGTGGAATGCTTCCTGCAAACAAGTTGCTTTGCATCCCAAGATACTCCAGAACAACACACTGGCTGAGAGTTGATGGGATGTTACCAGACAACCTGTTATTTGACATGTTGATTTTCTGCAGATGAATGAGATTGCCAACTTCATCTGGCATTCCTCCAGACAAGTTGTTGTCTGACAAGTCCAACTCTTCAGAAAGCGTAGAGAGTTTGAAGATTTCTCTTGGTATATGCCCATCTAGTGAGTTGTGAGCAAGGTTGAGTGTGGTCAGTTGAGTGCACTGTGCTATACTTGCAGGTATTCTTCCACTAAAGTTGTTATGATCCATTTCCAGCATACTCAGCTGGACAAAATTGCTAAAAGTATCTGGAATCTGACTTGAAAGCCTGTTTTGCGCAAAGGATAGATAGACCAAGTTCTGCAATTTCCCAATTGTTGGTGGTATATTACCGGTGAGAAGATTGTAATTCAT
This region includes:
- the LOC125527571 gene encoding receptor kinase-like protein Xa21 encodes the protein MVSSSAFLFPGLYRFLCLFLGFFCSLPLLGICDESESDRQALLCFKSGISAPAGVLASWSNASMEFCDWHGITCSVTPSRRVVALDLESQGISGSIAPCIANLTWLARLQLSNNSFSGGLPSELGLLSRLTNLNLSINALEGNIPPELSACSQLQIVGLWNNSFRGEIPPTLSQCKHLQEIDLSNNKLQGSIPPAFGDLPALRILVLAKNMLTGTIPPSFGSSCHLTYVDLGINGLGGVIPESLANSSSLQVLRLMSNSLTGELPKDLLNTLSLGTISLEDNSFVGSIPSITVTSSPIKHLDLGNNNLSGRIPSSVGNLSSLVYLRLTNNHLVGSIPESLGYIPTLETLTLHMNNLSGPVPPCIFNMSSLRSLAIANNTLVGRLPFDIGYTLPNIQNLLLSQNSFDGPIPASLLKAYHLRWLYLNGNSFTGSIPFFGSLPNLEELDLGHNKLEADDWGFVSSLSNCSGLTMLALDGNNLKGKLPSSIGNLSNSLECLYLSSNQISGPIPPEIGNLKSLSSLYMNYNLLTGNIPPTIGKLQNLVYLSFAQNRLSSQIPDTFSNFVQLSMLEMDHNNFSGRIPASIAQCTQLTTLNLAHNSLDGHIPREIFKLSTLSEELDLSDNNLSGGMPDEVGNLIHLQKINMSNNRLSGNIPSTLSQCVVLEYLGMQSNLFAGSIPQSFANLVSIKQMDVSRNNLSGKIPEFLKSMKSLQDLNLSFNHFDGAVPTGGVFDIAGAVSIEGNYHLCTSIPTRGMSLCSAVVDRKRKQKLLLLVLLLTVVATAILFSLIATICLRKRMKTNPHLQHDNEQIKIEKIAYEKVSYKDLVRATDRFSSANLIGSGSFGRVYKGSLQFQEDQVAIKIFDLDINGAHRSFIAECEALRNVRHRNLVKIITLCSSVDHTGADFKALVFPYMPNGNLEMWLHLKDPENGERSILTLSQRTNIALDVALALDYLHNQCAPPVIHCDLKPTNILLGLDMVAYVIDFGLARFLFRTENAHQDSSATLSRLKGTIGYIPPEYGMSEEISTKGDVYSFGVLLLQLITGCSPTEEKFNDGISLHEFVDRAFTKNIHEVVDPTMLHDNSSATDMMKNCVIPLLRIGLSCSMKSAKERPDMRRVSTEILRIKHMASYTCMSDEAKNWQESS